GAGCGACATTTTCTTTAATGTGAAACAGACATTAGTTCTGTCATGTAGTAAAATAGGGATTCATATCTCTACAATTTACCTGCAACATTCAGAACGTTGCATCCTTGTGAGCGTGATGTGGAGTTAAGGGATGTGTGGGTGAGGACTGGTGGGGACGTCTCAGCGACAGACGGCACTGGGAGTTCCGTGATCACTCAAATTGATTGTAACAGCGACTTGAAAGGCAGCAGGCATATGACTAGAATGTTGTAGTTCAGGGTGGCCAATCTTATCCACAAAAGGTCTGTGGgtgcagttttttttttctagCAATACACCCATTTCATCTAGTCAGTCTTTAATGAAGATCATGATTCATGGGCTTGTTGAATCAGACTGCTTGACTGGAACAAAGCCTAGGGTTAGATTGGCCACCCCTGCTGTAGTTAACTCCTGTTTTCTCCGCTGTGGTCTGTTCTGGAGTAAACACTGTTAGTCATCCATTGCCAACCGCTGGCTGTTTCCGTTCTTTGTTTTGGCTAAATATGTACTGTTAATTGTGGGAAATCATTATTTTGTAATAAAAACCAAGGAACCCAACACTTGTCATTTAGTGACACTGATCCCTCTTCTACATGTTCTTGTTTCCTTTGTTTGTTTTACTGGTAAGACATTTGGATTATTCTCTTATATACCGTGCCATCTATAAGAATACAGTAATGGCTGGTGAATGACTACAGCTGTACTATTAAAAGGCTGGACTTACATAGGCAGACCAATTCTGGGGTGTGTTCAgtatggagaggaagagacaaaGCGAGAGGGATAACTGGGCCCAAAATCGGTGTTCTCCAGCAGGTGAGTTTTTGTATAGCggtcaaacataaaaatgtaaaAGCTTATTTGGTCTAATTTTTGTAATGCTTAGGTCCCTAGTTGTTAcaaatgtactgatataagtaggacatgTGACATCCCAGGAACTTTTAGAAAAAACACATCGGTTGTGCCTGTTGACATGCTTATCtgtcctctcattggctagaatggtccaccTGATTTTGCCTCCTCCCAAAATGCCTTTtattttatataactaggcaagtcagttaagaacaaattcttatttacaatgacggcctacaaaggctaaacccagatgacgctgggcctattgtgcgccgccctatgggactcccaatcacagccagttgtgacacagcctggattcgaaccagggtgtctgtagtgatgcctctggcACTAAGACGCaatgccttagacagctgtgtgACTCAGGAGCCTTCTATTTTTGAAGACATTTATTTTaattgttagagcggtcacttGAGTATCTTGTCAATATAACTGATAATCTGTGGTTTAATTAAAACCTCGTAAggatctgaccatttttttaatttgtctaaaatgacatacccaaatctaactgcctgtagctcaggacctgaagcaaggatatgcattttcttggtaccatttgaaaggaaacagttTTGTACCATCAGGGAAAGGAAAAAAGTTTTGTACCATCagctttgaaatgcaagagaaaggccataatgtactattccagcccaggcgcattTTAGATTttagccactagatggcagtagagtatgtgcaaagttttagactgatccaatgcattactgttcaaaatgttgtatcaagactgcccaactgtgcctaattggtttattaatacattttgaagttcataattgtgcgctctcctcaaacaatggcATTATATTATtctactgtaatagctactgtaaattggacagtgcagttagattaacaagaatttaagctttctgcccatatcagatatgtcctgggatttttttgtttgttacttacaacctcatgctaatcacattagcctacgttagcctAACCGTCCCGCTCAGGGGCACCGATCCCAGAGGTTAAACTCCAACAGTACTGTACTGAATTGCTGTTGAACGGTGTGCACCGTTTTGGGAAAACATGTCATTCAGCACAAACTGTTGAAATAACTGAATGCACCCCAGaaatgggctgcctgtgtaaacacagccaaagAGAGTCTCCCCAACATTTGAACTATGCCCACTTATCTTTTATTAAAAATGATAGTTTGCAAGGCAGATTGTATAACACAGGGGGAACAACAATATACAAATAACATGAACATGATTAAAagcaaaaacacacaaaacattttttttttatgtgaacaTATCCCCCATCTAGTGACATTTAAAAGCCTAACTAATGAAGGTATTGGGTTGCCTGACGACACCCTGAACCTAATTCCACTGCTCTATTCATCGATACATACAttggcttcagaaagtattgatacCACTTTGACCACattgtgtttcagcctgaattccccccccaaaaaattcacCCCCATTTACAcaaaatacaccataatgacaaaagtgataacatgtttttagaaaatgtattaaatgaaatacctaatttacataataattcacacccccgagttaatactttgtagaagcaccttcggCGGTGATTACATCTTTGAGTCGTGTTGGGTATGTATGTATTAGCGTGGCACATCTGGATTTGgtgattttctcccattcttccttgcagactTTCTCAACCTcaagttagatggggagtggcATTGAACAGCAATCTtaaagtctttccacagattttcaatgggattcaagtctgggccactcaaggactttcagtcttgttctgaagccattccagcattgctttggctgtatgcttggggtcattgtcctgttggaacataAATCTTCGCCCCCAGTCTAAGGTTATTTGCACAgcttctcatcaaggatttgcctgtatttggctccattcattgctCCCCCATCCTTTCAAGCCAcccaatccctgccgctgaataGCATCCCCAcagcagcatgatgctgccattcaTGCTTCACGGTAGAGATGGGTGATGAgttgtgcctggttttctccagacatagcgctttgcatTTGAGGTCAAAGAGTAAAaattgtctcatcagaccagagcatcttttGACTTATTCTCTCAGTCGATCACGTgcttttttgcaaactccaggggtgctgttatgtgcctttttctcaggagtggcttccgtctgaccactcccGTAAATCCCAGGTTGGTAAAGTCTGTAGAGACCGTTGGTCTTTCTGACAGGTTTTTCCATCTCAGTCAAGGAACtgtgtagttctgtcagagtggtcattgggttcttggtcacctccctgaccaaggtcctttttgcccggttgctcagtttggtcggatgGCCAGCTCTCggcagtctgggtagttccacattttttaaatttcccAATGAGGGAAACCACTGTGCTCttaaactttcaacactctagaaatagTTTTATACGGTACCTTTTCCCAGATATATGCCTGATCACAATTCTCTCTcggagatctacagacagttTCTTGGACTTTAttgtatagtttctgctctgacaagcaccgtcaactgtgggaccttatatagacaggtgtgtttctttctaaatcatgtccaaactatttaattggccacaggtggattccaattaAGTTGCAGtgacacctcaaggatgatcgaaGGAAATCGGATGCACATGAACTCAATTtggagtgtgaatacttaagtaaatttgataacatttcaaaaaacatgttttcacattgtcattatggggtaatgtgtgtagatggatgagaaaaaaaatctatttagaattcaggttgtaacaacagattgtggaataagtcaaggggtatgaacttTCTGAAGGCGTTGCCATCCTAGAAGTTATTTGTGTGACTTCAAAATTAGAAGAATTGTACAAACTAATTCATCAGTGATTGGATAGTCTAACAAATCTTAACCACGCAAAGTATAAAAGTTGATAACGTCATCATGCAGGCCGGCGCTGGCCCAACCTATCaatttctgggaccaatcagaaagGTCAGAATGTGTTCACATTCTAAGGCAAATCCAGACTCATTGTGGAGAAGAAACGTCAGTTGGCTGGATCGATGTAAATGGGTAGCCAGGCAAGGTATTGGGCTTTGTCTGTAGAGTTCAGTGGTGTATCTGATCTGTAGATGCCCACCCTGCCTTGTCCTAACTCCGGGTCGCTGATCCCTCATAGGTGGCAGCCAGCTGGAGAATTTGTTTGACCTCTGCAGCTTAAGAGCAAATTTCAGACAAATGTATTCACCCGAAGGTTGTAGTTGGGAACCTTTCATTGGCATCTTTTCAAAGTAGCTGATAAACAAAATATCaacattaaagctgcaatataactttttgagcgacctgaccaaattcacatataaatgtgtgttatagatctgtcactcatcaaaagcaagtctaagaagcagtagatatgttctatgtgcgccatttctatgcttcctgttctgtCTTTCACTTTTGTACACCGGCAGAAAGTACAATATTTTTTGttctggaaaatatatttcataacGGTATAGATGGTACCATtgtacactatacttgcttgttttgtcacataaattgAAATTAGGTAAACTATTTGAATTTCAGCAACCAGGAAAATGGTGGAGAGATTTCTGCATTGTGCATCTTTAATACAATATAGCTGACTAAAAATCTCCAATGGGGAAGGCCCATAATTTAACAATGACCGCTATTGATAGTATACTTGTTGAAACAAAAtattaaaacacatttaaaataaGACTTTTGAAAAAAAGAAATACTTCAATGAAAACAGTAATACTCAGACTTGTGTATCAGCAAAAGTCTGTCTATGTGTATTTTCTAGTCTGTGGTGGCAATTCCAGTCCACCTGGTTAGAAATCACATTGACTGGGTGGGTCCTGCAATACCAAACACCACTTCTGCATTATAGATCGAGGAACTCTGAGACACCAGAGTAGTGCCTCTTCTCGTGCCGTTTTCTGTCGCCATCTTGGGAGAAGCGTTGCCCACAGATAGAGCATTGGtatggtttctctccagtgtgaacaAGACTGTGTCTCTTCAGTGACTCTTTTCGAAAGAATCGTTTTCCACAGTCTCCGCACTGATGATTTCTCTCTCCAGTATGAACCCTCCTCAcgtgtctcaccatgccatctaTGCGAGTAAAAGTCTTTCCACATTCCAAACAAGGAAAGGTTGCTCTTTCACCAGAGGTATGTGTTAGTATATGTGATTTGTACGATTTTGTATatgcaaaactcttcccacactcagTGCAGTGATAtggtttctctcccgtgtgtacTCGCATGTGTATTTTAAAGTTGTGAATCTCCTTTCCACATATTGTGCAGAGaaatttctctctttttctcaaatGTGTTCTCCTGTGTCTTTCAAAAAGTCCCTTGTACAAGAACTGCTTGTTACAGTCAGGACAGTGGAGGATCTCTCGGTGTACTAAAAAGTGTGCTTTCCAGTCAACCAGGTCTGAAAACCTTTCATCACACTTTGAACAGCGGTAACTTTTCTTGTGTGTTAACTGATGTTTTTCAAGCTGTTCCAATCGGACAAAGCTTTTCACACAGTCAGAGCAGCGGAAATTACGTTCCTCCTTCATATGTGTTTTTTGGTGTGACTTAACATGATCTAATCGTGCAAAACTTTTGTCACAGTCAGGGCAGtcgtaaggcttctctcctgtatgtgttcGCTGATGTCTTATAAGACGATTCTCTAGTCTGAAGCTCTTACCGCAGTCGGAGCAGATGTATGGCTTCTCTACAGTACTGAAACTCTCTGTCCAGTTATCAGAAGTATCTTCAGGATCCTCTTCATTCACCTGCGTTGTTTGGGGTAGTCGCTGTTTTTCTGAGTGTCGATTCTTTCGAACTGAACTTTCGTAAGGGGAGTCTTTGCCTGGATGTGACTGGCCCATTTTTTCCCCTGGTGCACTAGCTCGCATTTTACTCTTCTGCCTGCCTCTGCTGGCTGTTCCCTGCTGTGTGTGCACACAGTCTACATTCATTTCAGTTTGATGGTTCAGTGTAACATTATGTTCCTCTTTTATATGTATTTTTTGGTGTAATTTAAGATTATCTAATCGAGCAAAACTTCTCTCACAATCAGGGCAGTGGTGAGGCTTCACTCCTGTATGTATTTCTTGGTGTAATTTAAGTTTGTCTAATCTAGCGAAAGTTCTGTCACAAACAGGGCAGTGgtgaggcttctctcctgtatgtgttcGCTGGTGTCTTATAAGATCCCTCACTTTTCTAAAGCTCTTACCGCAGTCAAAGCAGTAGTGAGGCTTCTCTCCTCCAGGACTGAAACCTTCGATCCACTCATCAGAGTCATCAGTATCTAGGggctcctcttccttctcctgcATTTTTTTGCTATGTGTTGGTGTTCTCTTTCCTGGAGCTCTAGCTCGTATTTTACTCTGCTGCCTTTTACTCTCTCTGACTTTGCTGAATGTTCTCTGCTGTGTGAGCACACAATCTACATTGGATGCACTGCTGGAAGCTTTGAAGGTATTGTCCAGCTGGTGTTTTTCAAGCTTCTCCAATAAGACAAAGCTTTTCGCACAGTCAGAGGAGTGAAATATGTGTTTGTCTTTTGCATGTATTTTTTGGTGTGACTTAAGCTTATCTAATCGAGCAAATCTTCTGTTGCAATCAGGGCAGTTGTGAGGCTTCACTCCTATATGTATTTCTTGGTGGATCTTTAGCTTATCTAATCGAGCAAAACTTCTGTCGCAATCAGGGCAGTGGTGAGGCTTCTCTCCAGTATGTGTTCGCTGATGTAATTTAAGCTTATCTAATCGAGCAAAACTTCTGTCGCAATCAGGGCAGTGGTGAGGCTTCTCTCCGGTATGCGTTCGCTGGTGTCTTATAAG
The DNA window shown above is from Oncorhynchus mykiss isolate Arlee chromosome 18, USDA_OmykA_1.1, whole genome shotgun sequence and carries:
- the LOC110495751 gene encoding zinc finger protein 585A isoform X3, which gives rise to MDTSEDLQDDNLIEGEHFHSSNNEQQDGHLAVRRNVILERTKFNQRQQEAGETADDFISALHCLSEHCGYGALLSEMIRDRLVAGLLDRRLSKQLQMDPELTLDKAVTRIRQTEIVEKQQDLQENIFKAASSTENEDRVLSHSKHQCPANVQCQSEKNQNSERPQQHQTMQKNAEDPLDTDDTDGFSTGGEKPHYCAYCGRSFQKVRDLIRHQRTHTGEKPHHCPDCDRSFARLDKLKLHQRTHTGEKPHHCPDCDRSFARLDKLKIHQEIHIGVKPHNCPDCNRRFARLDKLKSHQKIHAKDKHIFHSSDCAKSFVLLEKLEKHQLDNTFKASSSASNVDCVLTQQRTFSKVRESKRQQSKIRARAPGKRTPTHSKKMQEKEEEPLDTDDSDEWIEGFSPGGEKPHYCFDCGKSFRKVRDLIRHQRTHTGEKPHHCPVCDRTFARLDKLKLHQEIHTGVKPHHCPDCERSFARLDNLKLHQKIHIKEEHNVTLNHQTEMNVDCVHTQQGTASRGRQKSKMRASAPGEKMGQSHPGKDSPYESSVRKNRHSEKQRLPQTTQVNEEDPEDTSDNWTESFSTVEKPYICSDCGKSFRLENRLIRHQRTHTGEKPYDCPDCDKSFARLDHVKSHQKTHMKEERNFRCSDCVKSFVRLEQLEKHQLTHKKSYRCSKCDERFSDLVDWKAHFLVHREILHCPDCNKQFLYKGLFERHRRTHLRKREKFLCTICGKEIHNFKIHMRVHTGEKPYHCTECGKSFAYTKSYKSHILTHTSGERATFPCLECGKTFTRIDGMVRHVRRVHTGERNHQCGDCGKRFFRKESLKRHSLVHTGEKPYQCSICGQRFSQDGDRKRHEKRHYSGVSEFLDL
- the LOC110495751 gene encoding zinc finger protein 585A isoform X2; amino-acid sequence: MAELQKEAGLPETIPENGDEEEPANSKAEEMDTSEDLQDDNLIEGEHFHSSNNEQQDGHLAVRRNVILERTKFNQRQQEAGETADDFISALHCLSEHCGYGALLSEMIRDRLVAGLLDRRLSKQLQMDPELTLDKAVTRIRQTEIVEKQQDLQENIFKAASSTENEDRVLSHSKHQCPANVQCQSEKNQNSERPQQHQTMQKNAEDPLDTDDTDGFSTGGEKPHYCAYCGRSFQKVRDLIRHQRTHTGEKPHHCPDCDRSFARLDKLKLHQRTHTGEKPHHCPDCDRSFARLDKLKIHQEIHIGVKPHNCPDCNRRFARLDKLKSHQKIHAKDKHIFHSSDCAKSFVLLEKLEKHQLDNTFKASSSASNVDCVLTQQRTFSKVRESKRQQSKIRARAPGKRTPTHSKKMQEKEEEPLDTDDSDEWIEGFSPGGEKPHYCFDCGKSFRKVRDLIRHQRTHTGEKPHHCPVCDRTFARLDKLKLHQEIHTGVKPHHCPDCERSFARLDNLKLHQKIHIKEEHNVTLNHQTEMNVDCVHTQQGTASRGRQKSKMRASAPGEKMGQSHPGKDSPYESSVRKNRHSEKQRLPQTTQVNEEDPEDTSDNWTESFSTVEKPYICSDCGKSFRLENRLIRHQRTHTGEKPYDCPDCDKSFARLDHVKSHQKTHMKEERNFRCSDCVKSFVRLEQLEKHQLTHKKSYRCSKCDERFSDLVDWKAHFLVHREILHCPDCNKQFLYKGLFERHRRTHLRKREKFLCTICGKEIHNFKIHMRVHTGEKPYHCTECGKSFAYTKSYKSHILTHTSGERATFPCLECGKTFTRIDGMVRHVRRVHTGERNHQCGDCGKRFFRKESLKRHSLVHTGEKPYQCSICGQRFSQDGDRKRHEKRHYSGVSEFLDL
- the LOC110495751 gene encoding zinc finger protein 585A isoform X1, yielding MAELEKEGLNQTMHENRDEDEPHYTDDSKTSKIQDDASFEEKLIEEVRRYNHLYNTSLKDYKDFTITSNSWKEIAQTLRVEEQVCRTKWKKLRDRYVRLRRKIKGKSGGAASGIQTQILTTLSWLSGFIKHKETKSDYPQAEEMDTSEDLQDDNLIEGEHFHSSNNEQQDGHLAVRRNVILERTKFNQRQQEAGETADDFISALHCLSEHCGYGALLSEMIRDRLVAGLLDRRLSKQLQMDPELTLDKAVTRIRQTEIVEKQQDLQENIFKAASSTENEDRVLSHSKHQCPANVQCQSEKNQNSERPQQHQTMQKNAEDPLDTDDTDGFSTGGEKPHYCAYCGRSFQKVRDLIRHQRTHTGEKPHHCPDCDRSFARLDKLKLHQRTHTGEKPHHCPDCDRSFARLDKLKIHQEIHIGVKPHNCPDCNRRFARLDKLKSHQKIHAKDKHIFHSSDCAKSFVLLEKLEKHQLDNTFKASSSASNVDCVLTQQRTFSKVRESKRQQSKIRARAPGKRTPTHSKKMQEKEEEPLDTDDSDEWIEGFSPGGEKPHYCFDCGKSFRKVRDLIRHQRTHTGEKPHHCPVCDRTFARLDKLKLHQEIHTGVKPHHCPDCERSFARLDNLKLHQKIHIKEEHNVTLNHQTEMNVDCVHTQQGTASRGRQKSKMRASAPGEKMGQSHPGKDSPYESSVRKNRHSEKQRLPQTTQVNEEDPEDTSDNWTESFSTVEKPYICSDCGKSFRLENRLIRHQRTHTGEKPYDCPDCDKSFARLDHVKSHQKTHMKEERNFRCSDCVKSFVRLEQLEKHQLTHKKSYRCSKCDERFSDLVDWKAHFLVHREILHCPDCNKQFLYKGLFERHRRTHLRKREKFLCTICGKEIHNFKIHMRVHTGEKPYHCTECGKSFAYTKSYKSHILTHTSGERATFPCLECGKTFTRIDGMVRHVRRVHTGERNHQCGDCGKRFFRKESLKRHSLVHTGEKPYQCSICGQRFSQDGDRKRHEKRHYSGVSEFLDL